Genomic DNA from Perca flavescens isolate YP-PL-M2 chromosome 23, PFLA_1.0, whole genome shotgun sequence:
agatgagaagggtatgtatcgacttgtctaactctgggggttacagtgaataagctaaattcccaataagtcggcgtgtttctttaaggaaaaaatattcaTAACATCAGTGTTGAACTGGTTAGTGATTGGTAGGTGCTGGTGTATTACTGTTATGGATCATTGAGCACAGTTTTAAATTAGACTGTAGGtggattatattattattatatatagtaTTGTACAGAATTAGAAAACAataattgtctctttttttctcataattGTGACTTCAAATAAAGAGTTTCCTTAGAAATGACACACTTTCATGTATGTTGAATTCTGACATTATGTACTGATGATGTACATGAAGTGAtatgtgtctgtgctgctgtctTTTGGCCACGCCTTTGTAGTTAAATCAAAGGTTAAGTACAATAAatattgcatgcaaattatgcTTTCTGGTTTACCCCAGCGCTCCGTAACAATGAGTCAAACGTTGTTGTATCTATGTTGATCCAGGTAATCACCCTACACAATGTATCACCTGAGGGTGCTTCTCCTCATGCTACTTGTGTTGCTGCGCTGTGTTACCGCTGCCCCAAGCTACAGGTAAGTGTATACTACAAGCAGAGCAATTAGGTCTTTGGTGTGGCTGTGCAATgactagtaaaaaaaaaaatagaaataaaaattttGTTGATCATATCAGATCTGAGGTCAGCAGACAAGCAGCTGAATATCATGGAAATTGTGCGATAAGTATGGCTGTAATGTTCTGCGTGAGGCGCAGCAGGGCACTTATAGGTGGAAGCCAATTGTGTGTGGGAAAGTGCTTCATTGGGCAACTCGTTGGGAGCTAAGTGCCCACTTTTTCTTCTTGCTCTCGGGACTAGTGGATGTTTTGAAGAGGGTATAATCAGCTATCAGTGTAAAACGGTTTGGCCCTTTTACCTATGTGATTCAGGTACTTCAGTCCCAGCTCATCCAGCGAGCGGGAAAGTGCTCTCCCAGACCGTGACGGCTGGTTAGCTCCTGGGCTAATCTCCAACCCATTCCTCGGCCTCATGGGTACACGGCCGCAGAGGGGGCTCACAGCTATGAACAGGTAACGGCATTCCAGAAACCAGAAGCTGtattaaataattcataaaaaaacattctatCATTGTGATGTTCCTGCACTTTCTCTTACCCTCCTCCCCCAGCCACCACATAGACAAGAGGAAGTGCAACACAGCCACCTGCGTCACCCAAAGGTTAGCAGACTTCCTGGTCCGCTCCAGTAACACTATCGGTACCGTCTACGCCCCAACCAACGTGGGATCGGCCACCTACGGCAAGAGGGACCTACTGCCGCCTCCCAGCTACCTGCCTCTCTAATATCGACTGAGGAACCTCCACCAGCACTCCCAGTGCTCTGATGATATAACCAGACATCTTATGTAACAATGAGTGTGAGAATGAAGTTACTaacggtggtggtggtgatgatgattaCGAACTGAGTTTTCTTGCTTATTTTATAAACTTTAAGAAACAGTGCCTTTAATTTAAACCATCAAAGTCAAtaaatggttgtttttttctggctttgtgtgtgctgtaatgctatTCCACAATGGCATGATGTGAATATAACGACaagtaaataataaaagaataaataaaagaaaaaagacgtAGAGCCATATGAGATAAATGTTATCTGTtgatttttataataaagttgtgaaaatatatttttgaaaatctCCATGTGTTTTAAGCCACATTATTCGATAATCACGACTGCTGTGGGAGCTATGATAGGATGTCATCAGCTAGTACTTCTACACATGCTCCTACTTGCTTCCCCATGTCCCACACAAACTCCAGAATCAACCTCGCAAACAAAAGGGGTTTCATCATGTCTTTCTGTAGGTATGGAGACATTCAATAGAAATGTCTACATTAATAAACTGCAATAGTATTGTGTGCTGGGAGTTGCCACACGTAACCTAAAAGGAATGCCTTACACCCTCTAAGTTACATGTGTTGCCCTACAGACCATTGCATGGCTGAGTCATTCTTTGTGAGCGTGGACGCCTTAAAGGAATGCAGGCATATATAAGCCTGAACTTGAATTTGTTAGGTGTTTGTTTTGGCCCAAATTCAACCTCAATATTTTTGCCATGTTATGTCATCTTCAGCAAAACATTTCtgggaatagttcaacattttgtaaaatacactatatttgttttcttgcaAAGAGTCAGACAAGAACATTTATATCACTATTGTGTCTGTACAGTAGCTTGCACCaacagctagttagcttagcttaggaTAAAGACTAGAAACATGGGAAAACAGCTAGTTAGAAAGTTACATATTCCAGCCAAGGAATGGTCCAAATTGTTGTTTAACAAGCTATAATGTGTTAATTTAGTTAGCTTTTTAAAGTGTTGATTGGTGGAGTACACTAACTTGGATGCTGGATGGCAGTCAGCACAGCCGCATGTTTGAAAAAGCAGAcaggaagctaagcaatgtactgctgggGAAGCCATGTTAGGTCGGAGTCGAAAGTCACACAATAATAATacccaataataataacacaaactTAGGTTCCCCAaattttgtgttgttgtgttagTTTGGTTCTTACCAATCAAGGCAGCCGgcagcaactcccgtgttctgcaaggtaaaattattgtttttgtcaaagtttgCGCTATGCGCTTTTCActgctttaccttgctgtcagacagctcTTTCCGAACAGGGAACTGAAGCTGCTATAGCGCTCTTTTCAAATTCACCAAACTCCATCAACAAAAAACATCAATTTCACCTTGCAGAACGTGGGAGCTACTGGTCGACTGTTACCACTCCTAACATGTTGTCCACAGTAGTAAcggtacattgcttagcttctgtgCCATTATTTCCAAACTTAGCAAAGCTAACATTGACTCATCTAGTGCTAGCCTTCACATTATTCATGACCTTATTGATTAGTTTACTGTGTTAGCCCACGTCACTGGTTTTTGCTAATGCTGAGCGGGACGTTTCCATTGGAAAATCctggaaaagaaaacagatgGACTCGACCTATATGGACAAATTTCCTCTGTGGTGGACAATAAAATTGTATTGCATGGTTCTTTTTTCAGGGGAATTATTTATTGTAACATGTATCAATGTGTATGTAGTTAATAAAAACCttagcatttacattacattgaatacaatcagttttcttttttataaagcaCCATTTGTCCATATTCACACAGTAGCTACTATATTCTATATAGACATGTGCTGTCTTCCTGTGAGGTTATTCGGGGGTAACATAGGCTAATGAAAATCAAGAGGGAAGGTATGACGCACTGCATTAACCTGTGTTTGATTATCAGTGACCCAATCATCTCAGACACTGACATCAATACTCCCATGCATGGTTAACACCGACATGaaaggtttttcaaaaatagAACAAGTGCCAGCATTTGCTGATGAATTCAAAAAACAATGCATGCCATTATCAGCCAAACACCCTGAGAGAGAATGGGGATCGTGTTGAGATCTGATGGCACTGTACTTCAACTGTTATCCAGTTGTTTATCACTGCTGTAATGACGGCACTGATAATAATTAATGTTTTGATGGAATTTGTCAGAGCTGATTCATGACCTGACAACCACATTAATCTCTGACATTAAAGATACAATTGTGAGCCAAATATAAACAAGAGGGTTACCCGACcaccggaaaaaaaaaaaccaaggaCTGTAACCTTGCTCCCACTGCAAAATTGATTTACAGCTCTTTTAATGCAGGGACTAGAATAGATCTAGACAACAAATAAATCAACATATGTTGTTAATATTTTCTGGTGCTagcaataaaataatatacttACAACCTCTGTTTATAGAGCAAATTTGCACTAAATTATACATTTAGTATTTACTCATTACAGAAGAGTTCCTGTGCACTCCTAATCAACTTCGATGCTTGTAGCACACTACTAAACAGATGTTCTTTGTCCATGATGCTGTGTGTATAAAAGGTAGCCTGCTAAAGGCTGTTAAATTCATATTTGGAAGGAGATTCTGATTCTATTTTAATACATCAGATaagtaacacacaaaaaaaagtttttattattatgacaatggtaaaacaaaaaataattggGCTTTTAATCTCATAGATCTGCATAAGTGTGAGTAGGCTACACACAATTGACTGTGATTTGACTAACACTGCAGATATgtgaaattcaattcaattccgGTTTATGCCCACgaacaaacattttatttaatattattaggTACAT
This window encodes:
- the iapp gene encoding calcitonin gene-related peptide 2, producing the protein MYHLRVLLLMLLVLLRCVTAAPSYRYFSPSSSSERESALPDRDGWLAPGLISNPFLGLMGTRPQRGLTAMNSHHIDKRKCNTATCVTQRLADFLVRSSNTIGTVYAPTNVGSATYGKRDLLPPPSYLPL